Proteins encoded in a region of the Pseudomonas shahriarae genome:
- a CDS encoding YbjN domain-containing protein, with protein sequence MSELMSSVTPQRLTELLQEAGYRVNQSEQNGIVQLLSASQGIGFAVRFGNPAAEQGAYVDFTYSCALRVQGELPAGLAPVWNTSRRFARLSVQGEFLLMEMDVMVAGVGALYLRSQLELWDRLLQEFIVYLREYSQTAAHLQAQGVPEVETREEAPAL encoded by the coding sequence ATGAGCGAATTGATGAGCAGCGTGACCCCCCAGCGCCTGACCGAGTTGCTGCAAGAGGCCGGCTACCGGGTCAACCAGAGCGAGCAGAACGGCATCGTGCAACTGCTCAGCGCCAGCCAGGGCATCGGTTTTGCCGTGCGCTTCGGCAACCCGGCGGCGGAGCAGGGCGCCTATGTGGATTTCACCTACAGTTGCGCGCTGCGGGTCCAGGGCGAGTTGCCCGCAGGCCTGGCCCCGGTCTGGAACACCTCGCGGCGCTTTGCCCGGCTGTCGGTGCAGGGGGAGTTCCTGCTGATGGAGATGGACGTGATGGTGGCTGGCGTCGGTGCCCTGTACCTGCGCAGCCAATTGGAGTTGTGGGATCGGCTGTTGCAGGAATTTATCGTCTACCTGCGTGAATACAGCCAGACCGCCGCGCACCTGCAAGCCCAGGGTGTACCTGAGGTTGAAACCCGCGAAGAGGCGCCGGCGCTGTGA
- a CDS encoding peptidylprolyl isomerase, whose product MKKPTLVVAALALLGVAVGLGLRSGSDPVAAQQPAPVIGAEGPAVARLGNQQVAVTELQALLATLPAESREQLRANRGALETWIRSRLAQKAVLEQADAQGWRQRPDVEQQTRAATEQIVFRDYLLSVSQVPADYPSAAELQQAYDSGKAQWMTPPLYRVSQIFLAVDNPQNAEAVRRQAQELSRRAQAAPAEFAELASQHSQDAGSAGRGGDSGLQPLQQLVPEVRNVVARLKPGAVSDAVHSAAGFHVLKLTEHQPARTASLDELRPRLTEALRAQRQEQIAKAYLEGMLNTATLSIDGAQLNKVLE is encoded by the coding sequence GTGAAAAAACCAACCCTGGTGGTAGCTGCGCTGGCCCTGTTGGGGGTGGCGGTGGGCTTGGGCCTGCGCTCGGGCAGCGACCCGGTCGCGGCCCAGCAACCGGCCCCGGTGATCGGCGCAGAGGGCCCGGCGGTGGCACGCCTGGGCAATCAACAGGTGGCCGTGACGGAACTGCAGGCATTGCTGGCCACCTTGCCGGCCGAATCGCGCGAGCAGTTGCGCGCCAATCGGGGTGCCCTGGAAACCTGGATCCGCTCGCGCCTGGCGCAAAAGGCCGTGCTCGAACAGGCCGATGCCCAGGGCTGGCGGCAACGCCCGGACGTCGAGCAACAGACCCGCGCCGCCACCGAGCAGATCGTGTTTCGCGACTACCTGCTGTCGGTCAGCCAGGTGCCGGCCGACTACCCCAGCGCCGCCGAGTTGCAGCAGGCCTATGACAGCGGCAAGGCCCAGTGGATGACACCGCCGCTGTACCGGGTCAGCCAGATCTTCCTCGCCGTGGACAACCCGCAAAATGCCGAGGCCGTGCGGCGCCAGGCCCAGGAACTGAGCCGCCGGGCCCAGGCGGCCCCGGCGGAGTTTGCCGAGCTGGCCAGCCAGCACTCCCAGGACGCCGGCAGCGCCGGGCGCGGCGGTGATTCGGGCCTGCAACCCTTGCAGCAACTGGTACCAGAGGTGCGCAACGTGGTCGCGCGGCTCAAGCCGGGTGCGGTATCGGATGCGGTGCACAGCGCGGCGGGGTTTCATGTGCTCAAGTTGACCGAGCACCAACCGGCGCGCACCGCCAGCCTCGACGAACTGCGCCCACGCCTGACCGAGGCCCTGCGCGCCCAGCGCCAGGAGCAGATCGCCAAGGCCTATCTGGAGGGCATGCTCAACACCGCGACCTTGAGCATCGACGGGGCGCAACTGAACAAAGTACTGGAATAA
- a CDS encoding LysR family transcriptional regulator, producing the protein MDYLEPAAPHGMTPYRAPGEPREAWLALAAGIDPEVARYFLISARCGCFMQAARSLNIKATLLRKRLALLEAQMRRSLFSYQGNVLALSRDGLQLQARLVTLANERRVPVQEQPLIRLAVAETILHDILGRDLISLLRRNASVRLEIVCIDSPQAVQTVEADVVLWLAGVDSPQPGPGFATHPPQALACLDYLPHIAKRYSRLAARPDSVDDLADYMLVQWQPDGLVEALAPWNRVVQQRLAGVVQVQAYPLMLEMIRCSACIGLLPRYMSCFDRGLMALPGLFAQDMQRQVWMAVNAAAAYPQEVQMIVAMVVNTFEERREWFG; encoded by the coding sequence ATGGACTATCTAGAACCTGCAGCACCCCACGGCATGACGCCTTACCGCGCGCCCGGCGAACCCCGGGAAGCCTGGCTGGCCCTGGCTGCGGGCATCGACCCGGAGGTGGCGCGCTACTTCCTGATCAGCGCCCGCTGCGGCTGTTTCATGCAGGCGGCCCGCAGCCTGAACATCAAGGCCACATTGCTGCGCAAACGCCTGGCGCTACTGGAAGCACAGATGCGCCGTTCACTGTTCAGCTACCAGGGCAATGTCCTGGCGCTGAGCCGTGACGGCCTGCAGCTCCAGGCGCGGCTGGTGACCCTGGCCAATGAACGGCGGGTGCCGGTGCAGGAACAACCGTTGATTCGGCTGGCAGTGGCCGAGACCATCCTGCATGACATCCTCGGGCGCGACCTGATCTCCCTGCTGCGCCGCAATGCCAGTGTGCGCCTGGAGATTGTCTGTATCGACAGTCCGCAGGCCGTGCAGACAGTGGAAGCCGACGTGGTGCTGTGGCTGGCGGGCGTCGACTCGCCGCAGCCGGGGCCGGGCTTTGCGACCCATCCACCGCAGGCACTGGCCTGCCTGGATTACCTGCCGCATATCGCCAAACGCTACTCACGCCTGGCCGCACGCCCGGACAGTGTGGATGACTTGGCGGACTACATGCTGGTGCAATGGCAGCCTGACGGCTTGGTCGAGGCATTGGCGCCGTGGAACCGAGTGGTGCAACAGCGCTTGGCGGGGGTGGTGCAGGTGCAGGCGTATCCGCTGATGCTGGAGATGATCCGCTGCAGCGCGTGCATTGGCTTGCTGCCGCGTTACATGAGTTGTTTCGACCGGGGCTTGATGGCGTTGCCGGGCTTGTTTGCCCAGGACATGCAGCGCCAGGTGTGGATGGCGGTCAATGCCGCGGCGGCGTATCCACAGGAGGTGCAGATGATTGTGGCAATGGTGGTCAACACCTTTGAGGAGCGGCGGGAGTGGTTTGGCTGA
- a CDS encoding thiol-disulfide oxidoreductase DCC family protein, producing the protein MPGAFTRPTPAPLLSQGETVVLFDGVCKLCNGWVRFLIRHDRHRRIRLAAVQSPEGQALLAWAGLPLDQFDTLAVIRDQHYWVRSNAVLQIIALLPMAWRPLQLLRVLPRVLRDWAYDRIARNRYRLFGRYDSCLLPDPDHAQRFLKTPR; encoded by the coding sequence ATGCCCGGCGCCTTTACCCGCCCCACTCCCGCCCCCTTGCTCAGCCAGGGCGAGACGGTGGTGCTGTTCGACGGGGTCTGCAAACTGTGCAATGGCTGGGTCAGGTTCCTGATCCGCCATGACCGCCACCGGCGTATTCGCCTGGCGGCCGTCCAGTCGCCCGAAGGCCAGGCACTGCTCGCCTGGGCCGGCTTGCCCCTGGATCAATTCGACACCCTGGCGGTGATTCGCGACCAGCACTACTGGGTCCGCTCCAACGCAGTCCTGCAGATCATCGCCCTGCTGCCCATGGCCTGGCGGCCGCTACAGTTGCTGCGGGTACTGCCACGGGTACTTCGTGACTGGGCCTATGACCGCATCGCACGTAACCGCTATCGGCTTTTTGGCCGGTACGACAGCTGCCTGCTGCCCGATCCTGATCATGCGCAACGCTTCTTGAAAACCCCGCGATGA
- a CDS encoding LysR substrate-binding domain-containing protein codes for MNNLEQLANDPPLRAVRTFEAFARHGGVNAAARELGVSPSAVSHQLHLLESFLQQPLTMRQGRNLGLTEEGREYYRAIRSAFAVLRSATEHVREKSATRQVTISLIPMFATNLFIPSLAQFLSANPALDINITYANHRSYPSDAADLSIRFGTGHWPGYHSEPLISGAVTPFCSREFLQRHGPIDSPQALSELPLLHDEERGTWGQWFDAAAISHSNTHNGLLLEDGQLTLVATRTGLGCSLLRAPLVAPLVATGELVQLFDLQVDDGRQYYLCRRATSELSSEGNNLYDWIKDRLGHSPV; via the coding sequence ATGAATAATTTAGAACAGTTAGCCAACGATCCGCCTCTACGGGCCGTGCGTACTTTCGAGGCCTTTGCCCGCCACGGTGGTGTCAATGCCGCCGCCCGCGAGCTGGGGGTGTCGCCCTCGGCTGTCAGCCATCAGTTGCACTTGCTCGAGAGCTTCCTGCAACAGCCGCTGACGATGCGCCAAGGCCGCAACCTGGGCCTGACCGAAGAAGGCCGCGAGTACTACCGGGCGATTCGCTCGGCATTCGCGGTACTGCGCAGCGCCACCGAACACGTGCGCGAGAAAAGCGCGACACGCCAGGTCACCATCAGCCTGATCCCGATGTTCGCGACCAACCTGTTCATCCCGAGCCTGGCGCAGTTTTTGAGCGCCAACCCGGCGCTGGATATCAACATCACCTACGCCAACCACCGCAGCTACCCCAGCGATGCCGCCGACCTGTCGATCCGCTTCGGCACCGGGCACTGGCCGGGTTATCACAGCGAGCCCCTGATCAGCGGCGCGGTCACGCCGTTCTGCAGCCGCGAATTCCTCCAGCGCCACGGCCCTATCGACAGCCCCCAGGCCCTCAGCGAACTGCCCCTGCTGCACGACGAAGAGCGTGGTACCTGGGGCCAATGGTTCGATGCCGCCGCGATCAGCCACAGCAACACACACAACGGCCTGCTGCTGGAGGACGGCCAGTTGACCCTGGTCGCCACCCGCACCGGCCTGGGCTGCTCGCTGCTGCGCGCGCCGTTGGTGGCGCCACTGGTGGCTACGGGTGAGCTGGTGCAATTGTTTGACCTGCAGGTGGATGACGGTCGCCAGTATTACCTGTGCCGCCGAGCCACCAGCGAGCTGTCGAGCGAGGGCAATAACCTGTATGACTGGATCAAGGACCGCTTGGGCCATAGCCCCGTGTAG
- a CDS encoding branched-chain amino acid ABC transporter permease gives MDAFIQQLLNGLLSGSLYALVALGYTMVYGILRIINFAHGDVLMIGALVGLSVIRVLQAAWPDMPPVLLLLTAAMIAMAFCAVLAVVIERVAYRRLRNAPRLAPLISGIGVSLLLQTVAMLVWTRNPQMFPQLLPLEPIEVLAGDATHAAVTNATALTTIGVALSLMLGLLLLVERTRFGRAMRAVAENPQVASLMGINPNRIIVMTFAIGGALAALAGIMMASNYGSAHFYMGFLPGIKAFTAAVLGGIGNLKGAMLGGLLLGLIEALGTGYLGAATNGVFGSNYQDVFAFIVLIAVLVLRPQGLLGERLATRA, from the coding sequence ATGGATGCGTTTATCCAGCAACTGCTTAACGGCTTGCTGTCGGGCAGTCTCTACGCGTTGGTCGCCTTGGGTTACACCATGGTCTACGGCATTTTGCGCATCATCAACTTTGCCCATGGCGATGTGTTGATGATCGGCGCACTGGTGGGCCTGTCGGTGATCCGCGTGCTGCAGGCAGCCTGGCCGGATATGCCGCCGGTGCTGTTGCTGCTGACGGCGGCGATGATCGCCATGGCCTTTTGTGCGGTGCTGGCGGTGGTGATCGAGCGTGTTGCCTATCGGCGCTTGCGCAACGCGCCGCGCCTGGCACCGTTGATCAGTGGTATCGGCGTGTCGCTGTTGTTGCAGACCGTGGCGATGCTGGTCTGGACCCGTAACCCGCAGATGTTCCCGCAATTGCTGCCCCTGGAACCTATCGAAGTACTCGCTGGCGATGCCACCCACGCTGCCGTGACCAATGCCACCGCATTGACCACCATTGGCGTGGCGTTAAGCCTGATGCTCGGGTTGTTGCTGTTGGTAGAGCGCACGCGCTTTGGCCGGGCCATGCGCGCCGTGGCCGAGAACCCGCAAGTGGCGAGCCTGATGGGCATCAACCCGAACCGCATCATCGTCATGACCTTCGCCATCGGCGGCGCCCTGGCCGCGCTGGCGGGCATCATGATGGCCAGCAACTATGGCAGCGCGCATTTCTACATGGGCTTTTTGCCCGGGATCAAAGCGTTTACCGCGGCGGTGCTGGGCGGCATCGGCAACCTCAAGGGCGCGATGCTCGGCGGCCTGCTGCTGGGGCTGATCGAAGCCCTCGGCACCGGCTACCTGGGGGCTGCCACCAACGGTGTGTTCGGCAGCAACTACCAGGACGTGTTCGCGTTTATCGTGTTGATCGCGGTGCTGGTGTTGCGGCCCCAGGGGTTGTTGGGCGAACGATTGGCGACCCGCGCATGA
- a CDS encoding ABC transporter permease subunit codes for MSLATAVSPSSKRASLGLLLFALALVLAPWIVGHAGGNTWVRTLDFALLYIMLALGLNIVVGYAGLLDMGFIAFYAVGAYLAALLSSPHLVQQFPALLALLPEGMHTSIWLILPLAALLAAGLGVILGAPTLRLRGDYLAIVTLGFGEIIRILLRNLDRPVNLTNGPKGIAQVDPVTLLGVNLGRTQELFGLRLPSVYLYYYLFAALVVLILFACIRLERSRIGRAWMAIREDEEAAQAMGLNTLRLKLLAFAIGAAFGGISGALFASFQGFVSPESFTLNESIAVLAMVVLGGMGHIPGVILGCVLLAALPEALRASMGPLQQALFGQVLVDPEIIRQLFYGLALILAMLYRPAGLWPSRTGGAP; via the coding sequence ATGAGCCTGGCAACCGCTGTGAGCCCTTCGAGCAAACGCGCCAGCCTGGGGCTGCTGCTGTTCGCCCTGGCCCTGGTCTTGGCCCCCTGGATTGTCGGGCATGCCGGCGGCAATACCTGGGTGCGCACCCTGGACTTTGCCCTGCTGTACATCATGTTGGCCCTGGGCCTGAATATCGTGGTGGGTTATGCCGGTTTGCTGGACATGGGCTTTATCGCCTTCTACGCGGTGGGCGCCTACCTGGCGGCCTTGCTGTCATCGCCCCATCTGGTGCAACAGTTCCCGGCCTTGCTGGCGCTGCTGCCGGAGGGCATGCACACCTCGATCTGGCTGATCTTGCCGCTGGCCGCGCTGCTGGCGGCCGGGTTAGGCGTGATTCTGGGGGCGCCGACCCTGCGCCTGCGCGGCGACTACCTGGCCATCGTCACCCTGGGGTTTGGCGAAATCATCCGCATCCTGCTGCGCAACCTCGACCGCCCGGTGAACCTCACCAATGGCCCCAAGGGCATCGCCCAGGTCGACCCGGTGACGCTACTGGGGGTCAACCTGGGGCGTACCCAGGAACTGTTCGGCCTGCGCTTGCCCTCGGTCTACCTCTATTACTACCTGTTCGCCGCGCTGGTGGTGCTGATCCTGTTTGCCTGCATTCGCCTTGAGCGCTCGCGCATCGGCCGCGCCTGGATGGCGATCCGCGAGGATGAAGAGGCGGCCCAGGCCATGGGCCTCAATACCTTGCGCCTGAAGCTGCTGGCATTTGCCATCGGCGCGGCGTTCGGCGGTATCAGCGGGGCGCTGTTTGCCTCGTTCCAGGGCTTTGTTTCACCGGAATCCTTCACCCTCAACGAGTCCATCGCCGTGCTGGCCATGGTGGTGCTCGGCGGCATGGGGCATATCCCCGGGGTGATTCTGGGCTGCGTGTTGCTCGCAGCCCTGCCCGAAGCGTTACGCGCCAGCATGGGCCCCTTGCAGCAGGCGCTGTTTGGCCAGGTGCTGGTGGACCCGGAGATTATCCGCCAGCTGTTTTACGGCCTGGCGCTGATTCTGGCGATGCTGTATCGACCCGCCGGCCTCTGGCCGAGCCGCACAGGAGGTGCACCTTGA
- a CDS encoding ABC transporter ATP-binding protein gives MNHPLLQIEKVNKQFGGVAALDDVSLSIEAGEIYGLIGPNGAGKTTFFNVMTGLYTPDSGRFQLDGQEYQPTAVHQVARAGIARTFQNIRLFNAMSALENVMVGRHVRTHNGVWAALSGHSRGREEEAQTRAHAHRLLAYVGLAGFAHYRADSLSYGHQRRLEIARALATEPRLLALDEPAAGMNASEKVQLRSLLEKIRDDGHTLLLIEHDVKLVMGVCDRISVLDYGRVIAVGAPAEVRRHPQVIQAYLGAGAHV, from the coding sequence TTGAATCATCCGTTATTGCAGATCGAGAAGGTCAATAAACAGTTTGGCGGCGTGGCTGCGCTCGATGACGTGAGCCTGAGTATCGAGGCCGGGGAAATCTACGGCCTGATCGGGCCCAATGGCGCCGGCAAGACCACCTTCTTTAATGTGATGACGGGGCTGTACACCCCGGATTCCGGGCGCTTTCAACTCGACGGCCAGGAGTACCAGCCCACGGCGGTGCACCAGGTGGCCCGCGCCGGCATTGCGCGTACGTTCCAGAATATCCGCCTGTTCAACGCCATGAGCGCCTTGGAAAACGTCATGGTCGGGCGCCATGTGCGCACCCATAACGGCGTGTGGGCGGCCTTGAGCGGGCACTCGCGTGGGCGCGAGGAAGAGGCGCAGACCCGCGCCCATGCCCATCGCCTGCTGGCTTATGTCGGCCTCGCCGGGTTTGCCCACTACCGCGCCGACAGCCTGTCCTACGGCCATCAGCGGCGCCTGGAAATTGCCCGCGCCCTGGCCACCGAGCCGCGCCTGCTGGCCCTCGACGAGCCGGCTGCCGGGATGAATGCCAGCGAGAAAGTGCAGCTGCGCAGCCTGCTGGAAAAGATCCGCGACGACGGCCACACCCTGCTGCTGATTGAGCATGACGTGAAGCTGGTAATGGGCGTGTGCGACCGCATCAGCGTGCTGGACTACGGCCGCGTGATCGCCGTGGGCGCGCCTGCCGAAGTGCGCCGCCACCCGCAAGTGATCCAGGCTTACCTGGGAGCCGGCGCCCATGTCTGA